The proteins below are encoded in one region of Micromonospora sp. DSM 45708:
- a CDS encoding family 43 glycosylhydrolase, whose protein sequence is MIGLFPAIARADNPIVQTIYTADPAPLVYNGRVYLYTGHDEDNSTWFTMKEWRVYSSDDMVNWTDHGSPLNLATFSWAKQDAWAGQAVYRNGKFYWYVPMVVRATGQMGIGVAVADSPTGPFRDAIGRPLVSNGEIDPTVFIDDDGQAYLYWGNPHLWYVKLNADMTSYSGSPTQIPLTTAGFGTRTGDANRPTLFEEGPWVYKRNNLYYLVYAAKCCSEFIAYSTAPGPLGPWTYRGTVMPTQGSSFTNHPGIVDFKGGSYFFYHNGALPGGGGFTRSVAVEKFSYGSDGSIPTMSMTTTGAPQVGTLNPYVRQEAETIAWGQGVETEVASGGGMNVGYIDNGDYIKVKGVAFGTGATSYTARVASAASGGTIELRLDGTGGPLVGTCRVSGTGGWQTWTDTTCPVSGATGTHDLYLRFTGGSGSLFNLDHWRFTSGSSTPPPTTAPPTTPPPTTAPPTTAPPTTPPPTAGACAASYRTTSTWSGGFQGEVTVTAGASAINGWTVGWNLAGGQSISQIWGGTLSTSGATATVRNVSYNGSVPAAGSTTFGFLANGTPSTPTFTCTSP, encoded by the coding sequence ATGATCGGGCTGTTCCCGGCGATCGCCCGGGCGGACAACCCGATCGTGCAGACGATCTACACCGCCGATCCGGCGCCGCTTGTCTACAACGGCCGGGTCTACCTCTACACCGGCCACGACGAGGACAACTCGACCTGGTTCACCATGAAGGAGTGGCGGGTCTACTCGTCCGACGACATGGTCAACTGGACCGACCACGGTTCCCCGCTCAACCTCGCCACCTTCAGCTGGGCCAAGCAGGACGCGTGGGCCGGCCAGGCGGTCTACCGCAACGGCAAGTTCTACTGGTACGTACCCATGGTCGTGCGGGCGACCGGCCAGATGGGCATCGGGGTGGCGGTCGCCGACAGCCCGACCGGCCCGTTCCGGGACGCCATCGGCCGCCCGCTGGTGAGCAACGGCGAGATCGACCCCACCGTGTTCATCGACGACGACGGCCAGGCGTACCTCTACTGGGGCAACCCGCACCTGTGGTACGTGAAGCTGAACGCGGACATGACCTCGTACTCGGGCAGCCCGACGCAGATCCCGCTGACCACCGCGGGCTTCGGCACCCGGACCGGGGACGCGAACCGGCCGACCCTGTTCGAGGAGGGTCCCTGGGTCTACAAGCGCAACAACCTCTACTACCTGGTCTACGCGGCCAAGTGCTGCTCGGAGTTCATCGCCTACTCCACGGCGCCCGGCCCGCTGGGGCCGTGGACCTACCGCGGGACGGTCATGCCCACCCAGGGCAGCAGCTTCACCAACCACCCCGGGATCGTCGACTTCAAGGGCGGTTCCTACTTCTTCTACCACAACGGCGCGTTGCCGGGCGGCGGTGGTTTCACCCGGTCGGTGGCGGTGGAGAAGTTCTCCTACGGATCGGACGGCTCGATCCCGACGATGTCCATGACCACCACGGGCGCCCCGCAGGTCGGCACGCTGAACCCGTACGTCCGGCAGGAGGCCGAGACGATCGCCTGGGGGCAGGGCGTCGAGACCGAGGTGGCCAGCGGCGGCGGGATGAACGTCGGCTACATCGACAACGGGGACTACATCAAGGTCAAGGGCGTGGCGTTCGGGACCGGCGCGACCTCGTACACCGCGCGGGTGGCCTCCGCGGCTAGCGGCGGCACCATCGAGCTGCGCCTGGACGGCACCGGCGGCCCGCTGGTGGGCACCTGCCGGGTGTCCGGCACCGGCGGCTGGCAGACCTGGACCGACACCACCTGCCCGGTCAGCGGCGCCACCGGCACCCACGACCTCTACCTGCGGTTCACCGGCGGCAGCGGCTCGCTGTTCAACCTCGACCACTGGCGGTTCACCTCCGGTAGCAGCACCCCGCCGCCCACCACCGCGCCGCCGACGACCCCGCCGCCCACCACTGCCCCGCCCACCACTGCCCCGCCGACCACGCCGCCGCCGACCGCCGGCGCCTGCGCCGCCAGCTACCGCACCACCAGCACCTGGTCCGGCGGCTTCCAGGGCGAGGTGACGGTCACCGCCGGCGCCTCGGCGATCAACGGCTGGACGGTGGGCTGGAACCTGGCCGGCGGCCAGAGCATCAGCCAGATCTGGGGCGGGACGCTGAGCACCAGCGGCGCCACGGCGACGGTGCGCAACGTGTCGTACAACGGCTCGGTGCCGGCCGCCGGCTCGACCACGTTCGGCTTCCTGGCGAACGGCACGCCGTCGACGCCGACCTTCACCTGCACCAGCCCCTGA
- a CDS encoding RICIN domain-containing protein, producing MRTRTGWLAAVAALAMAVAGVLVPAGPAGAESNGGVRVMPLGDSITEGTQVPGGYRIGLWQRLAAGGYRVDFVGSQFNGPGNLGDHDHEGHPGWRIDQIDANITGWLNTYQPRTVLLHIGTNDILQNYNVSTAPNRLSTLIDRITATAPNADVFVAQIIPLANAGQESAVRTFNAAIPGIVQSKVNAGKHVHLVDQHSALTTADLIDGIHPTATGYDKMAAVWYATVQSVSGSVGTPGTGGGTYQNVQLVGTGSGRCLDVPNGSTTNGTQVQLYDCWGGTMQRWTYTAGKQLQVLGNKCLDANGRGTANGTAVIIWDCNGQANQQWNVNANGTISGVQSGRCLDAAGYGTTNGTRINLWDCHGGSNQLWSTRS from the coding sequence ATGCGTACCAGGACAGGATGGCTCGCCGCGGTCGCGGCGCTGGCCATGGCAGTCGCCGGCGTACTGGTTCCGGCCGGGCCGGCCGGAGCCGAGTCCAACGGCGGAGTACGGGTGATGCCGCTCGGTGACTCGATCACCGAGGGCACCCAGGTCCCGGGCGGCTACCGGATCGGGCTGTGGCAGCGGCTCGCCGCCGGCGGCTACCGGGTCGACTTCGTCGGCTCCCAGTTCAACGGACCCGGCAACCTCGGCGACCACGACCACGAGGGCCACCCGGGCTGGCGGATCGACCAGATCGACGCCAACATCACCGGCTGGCTCAACACCTACCAGCCGCGCACCGTGCTGCTGCACATCGGCACCAACGACATCCTCCAGAACTACAACGTCTCCACCGCGCCGAACCGGCTCTCCACGTTGATCGACCGGATCACCGCGACGGCGCCCAACGCCGACGTGTTCGTCGCGCAGATCATCCCGTTGGCCAACGCCGGCCAGGAGTCGGCGGTACGCACCTTCAACGCCGCCATCCCGGGCATCGTGCAGTCCAAGGTGAACGCCGGCAAGCACGTCCACCTGGTCGACCAGCACTCGGCGCTGACCACCGCCGACCTGATCGACGGCATCCACCCGACCGCCACCGGCTACGACAAGATGGCCGCCGTCTGGTACGCCACGGTGCAGTCGGTGTCCGGCAGCGTCGGCACCCCGGGCACCGGCGGCGGCACCTACCAGAACGTGCAACTGGTCGGTACCGGCTCGGGCCGGTGCCTGGACGTGCCGAACGGCAGCACCACCAACGGCACCCAGGTGCAGTTGTACGACTGCTGGGGCGGCACCATGCAGCGCTGGACGTACACCGCGGGCAAGCAGTTGCAGGTGCTGGGCAACAAGTGCCTGGACGCGAACGGGCGCGGAACCGCGAACGGCACCGCGGTCATCATCTGGGACTGCAACGGCCAGGCCAACCAGCAGTGGAACGTCAACGCCAACGGCACCATCAGCGGCGTGCAGTCCGGCCGCTGCCTGGACGCGGCCGGCTACGGCACCACCAACGGCACACGGATCAACCTGTGGGACTGCCACGGCGGCTCCAACCAGTTGTGGAGCACCCGCAGCTGA
- a CDS encoding ricin-type beta-trefoil lectin domain protein, whose product MPRHRLIVGVVAGVAGLVLAMGGVALAAGSGTAGAGPLATTAGCGKAPALTSGSHTISSGGQNRSYILRIPDNYDNNRPYRLIFGFHWNGGTANDVDSGGTSGYLWSYYGIRALSNNSAIFVAPQGNGNGWANPNGQDLTFVDDMVRTFEAGLCVDTTQRYAMGFSYGGGMSYALACARANVFRAVAVYSGANLSGCNGGTQPIAYLGIHGLRDGTLPISAGRSLRDQFVRNNGCTPQNPPEPAQGSLTHVVTYYSGCRAGYPVAWAAFDGPHAPNAVDGTADPFAPGERSWTQAVVWRFFTQFDGTTPTNPPTTPPPSSARQLVGGQSGRCVTAPAQTSGTQVQLQDCAGQSGQLWTVTSGRQLQVAGNLCLDANGAGTANGTAVIVWTCNGQANQQWNVNANGTVTGVQSGLCLDANAAGTANGTRLILWACNGGANQQWSWR is encoded by the coding sequence ATGCCGAGACATCGGCTCATCGTCGGCGTCGTCGCGGGGGTGGCGGGACTGGTCCTCGCCATGGGCGGCGTCGCGCTCGCCGCGGGGTCCGGTACCGCCGGCGCCGGCCCGTTGGCGACGACCGCCGGCTGTGGCAAGGCGCCGGCGTTGACCAGCGGCTCGCACACGATCTCCAGCGGCGGTCAGAACCGCTCGTACATCCTGCGGATCCCCGACAACTACGACAACAACCGCCCGTACCGGCTGATCTTCGGCTTCCACTGGAACGGCGGCACCGCGAATGACGTCGACTCCGGTGGGACCAGCGGCTACCTGTGGTCCTACTACGGGATCCGGGCGCTGTCGAACAACAGCGCGATCTTCGTCGCCCCGCAGGGCAACGGCAACGGCTGGGCCAACCCGAACGGTCAGGACCTGACGTTCGTCGACGACATGGTCCGCACGTTCGAGGCGGGCCTGTGCGTCGACACCACCCAGCGGTACGCGATGGGCTTCAGCTACGGCGGCGGTATGAGCTACGCCCTCGCGTGCGCCCGGGCGAACGTGTTCCGCGCGGTCGCGGTCTACTCGGGCGCGAACCTCAGCGGATGCAACGGCGGCACCCAGCCCATCGCGTACCTGGGGATCCACGGTCTGCGGGACGGCACGCTGCCGATCTCGGCGGGGCGTTCGCTGCGTGACCAGTTCGTCCGCAACAACGGTTGCACCCCGCAGAACCCGCCCGAGCCGGCGCAGGGCAGCCTGACGCACGTCGTCACGTACTACTCGGGATGCCGGGCCGGCTACCCGGTCGCGTGGGCCGCGTTCGACGGGCCGCACGCCCCCAACGCCGTGGACGGCACCGCCGACCCGTTCGCGCCCGGCGAGCGGTCCTGGACCCAGGCGGTGGTGTGGCGGTTCTTCACCCAGTTCGACGGCACCACACCGACGAACCCGCCGACCACCCCGCCGCCGTCGTCCGCCCGGCAGCTCGTCGGCGGGCAGTCGGGCCGCTGCGTCACCGCGCCCGCCCAGACCTCCGGTACGCAGGTGCAGTTGCAGGACTGCGCCGGGCAGTCCGGCCAGCTCTGGACCGTCACGTCCGGCCGGCAGTTGCAGGTGGCCGGCAACCTCTGCCTGGACGCGAACGGCGCCGGCACCGCCAACGGCACCGCGGTGATCGTGTGGACCTGCAACGGTCAGGCCAACCAGCAGTGGAACGTCAACGCGAACGGCACCGTCACCGGCGTGCAGTCGGGGCTCTGCCTGGACGCCAACGCCGCCGGCACCGCCAACGGCACGCGGCTCATCCTCTGGGCCTGCAACGGCGGCGCCAACCAGCAGTGGAGTTGGCGCTGA
- a CDS encoding ricin-type beta-trefoil lectin domain protein, translated as MNLPHPRAPRIRGLAARIAAGAVAVVCSLAVVAAPARAADESLTVNFSTALGTPTYRGSGWIYGMTENGQNPPDSFFRDVKFRAMRAGGAQLPGQGWVGGGYDRRWNATVAQARRTAALGGTFVLLDHDLWGADGASISRFPGDNGDWSDYDRFLDRLFSDVRASGITVQWDIWNEPNISLFWNRPQSQYFELWRRTYQRIRATFPGMLIVGPSCACVPSTSGWWTQYLDYVKANNVVPDIFSWHSLPGDPVANVATANQTLDSRGIAHPRPHQINEYGASNQQNPAGGAWYLARLERAGADGLRANWAGGQNLHNDLASLLTRNSSGQYQPRGEWWAYQFYGSMTGQIAPVTPSASYDAFATRDAGSAKILVGGNSTTGNVTLNVQRLDATSGIVVNNQVRVVVQNIPYNNGGAVSGPVTVRDSVVTLSNNGTTVTVSHANINDTSTVTLLPPGGGGPTNQNVQIVGGQSGRCVDVPGSTTTNGSQVQLWDCNGGANQRFSYTSGKQLTVYGTKCLDASGQGTANGTAVVIWDCNGQANQQWNLNADGSITGVQSGLCLDASAFGTTNGTKVQLWQCLNGANQRWSLRS; from the coding sequence GTGAACCTCCCCCATCCCCGGGCGCCACGGATCCGCGGCCTCGCCGCCCGGATCGCGGCCGGCGCCGTCGCCGTCGTCTGCTCGCTCGCGGTCGTCGCGGCCCCGGCCCGGGCCGCCGACGAGTCGCTCACCGTCAATTTCTCCACCGCGCTGGGTACGCCGACCTACCGCGGATCGGGCTGGATCTACGGGATGACCGAGAACGGCCAGAACCCGCCGGACAGCTTCTTCCGGGACGTGAAGTTCCGGGCGATGCGCGCCGGTGGCGCCCAGTTGCCGGGCCAGGGCTGGGTCGGCGGCGGCTACGACCGCCGGTGGAACGCCACCGTGGCGCAGGCGCGACGCACCGCGGCGCTGGGCGGCACGTTCGTGCTGCTCGACCACGACCTGTGGGGCGCCGACGGCGCCTCGATCAGCCGCTTCCCCGGTGACAACGGCGACTGGAGCGACTACGACCGCTTCCTGGACCGGCTCTTCTCCGACGTGCGCGCGTCGGGGATCACCGTGCAGTGGGACATCTGGAACGAGCCGAACATCAGCCTGTTCTGGAACCGGCCCCAGTCGCAGTACTTCGAGCTGTGGCGACGCACCTACCAGCGGATCCGGGCGACGTTCCCGGGCATGCTCATCGTCGGACCGAGCTGCGCGTGCGTGCCGTCGACGAGCGGCTGGTGGACCCAGTACCTGGACTACGTCAAGGCCAACAACGTGGTGCCGGACATCTTCAGCTGGCACTCCCTGCCGGGGGACCCGGTGGCGAACGTGGCCACCGCCAACCAGACGCTCGACTCCCGGGGCATCGCGCACCCGCGACCGCACCAGATCAACGAGTACGGCGCGTCCAACCAGCAGAACCCGGCCGGCGGCGCGTGGTACCTGGCCCGGCTGGAACGCGCCGGCGCGGACGGGCTGCGGGCCAACTGGGCCGGCGGTCAGAACCTGCACAACGACCTGGCCAGCCTGCTCACCCGCAACTCCAGCGGGCAGTACCAGCCCAGGGGCGAATGGTGGGCCTACCAGTTCTACGGCTCGATGACCGGGCAGATCGCCCCGGTCACGCCGAGCGCCTCCTACGACGCGTTCGCCACCCGCGACGCCGGCTCGGCGAAGATCCTCGTCGGCGGGAACTCGACCACCGGCAACGTCACCCTCAACGTCCAGCGGCTGGACGCCACCAGCGGGATCGTGGTGAACAACCAGGTCCGGGTGGTGGTGCAGAACATCCCGTACAACAACGGCGGCGCGGTGTCCGGCCCGGTCACGGTGCGGGACAGTGTGGTGACGCTGTCGAACAACGGCACCACGGTCACCGTGTCGCACGCGAACATCAACGACACGTCCACCGTCACCCTGCTGCCGCCCGGCGGCGGCGGGCCCACCAACCAGAACGTCCAGATCGTCGGCGGCCAGTCCGGCCGGTGCGTCGACGTGCCGGGCTCCACCACCACCAACGGCAGCCAGGTCCAGCTCTGGGACTGCAACGGCGGCGCCAACCAGCGCTTCAGCTACACGTCGGGCAAGCAGCTGACGGTGTACGGCACCAAGTGCCTGGACGCGTCCGGTCAGGGCACCGCCAACGGCACCGCGGTGGTCATCTGGGACTGCAACGGCCAGGCCAACCAGCAGTGGAACCTCAACGCCGACGGCTCGATCACCGGCGTGCAGTCCGGGTTGTGCCTGGACGCCAGCGCGTTCGGCACCACCAACGGCACCAAGGTCCAGCTCTGGCAGTGCCTCAACGGCGCGAACCAACGCTGGAGCCTCCGAAGCTGA
- a CDS encoding sugar ABC transporter substrate-binding protein encodes MTTSAWRRRVAGAALTALALAGTATGCTATDGPDGGAGGAAYTVWDPYPQFAAGSDWEKLLQSCGSAAGVTVRRTGYDTTDLTNKALLAAQQSNSPDVLIIDNPVISTLAQAGALTPTDETGLDTSASAPNLLGAGRLDGKTYGVPIGANTLALWYNKDLLGKAGVDVASVKDWPSLTAALAKVTSAGKKGITFSAIGTEEGSFQFLPWFWGSGARLTALDSPPAVSALTLWKDWLTRGYAPNSVINNTQTTSWQEFAGGDFAFAENGTWQRANAEKLGFAYGIIPVPASAGGTAPAPTGGEFVSIPVQRDTGRYDVSRQLVTCLTSPDNLLTTDTTLSYVAPVAAVQRRQVAADPALTVWVDAVNAAKGRTGDNLGTRYPKISEQLWTAVQGALSGSKTPQAALSAAQGAVGAR; translated from the coding sequence ATGACGACATCCGCGTGGCGGCGGCGCGTGGCCGGCGCCGCCCTGACCGCTCTCGCCCTCGCCGGCACCGCCACCGGGTGCACCGCGACGGACGGTCCGGACGGCGGCGCCGGTGGCGCCGCGTACACCGTCTGGGACCCGTACCCGCAGTTCGCCGCCGGGTCCGACTGGGAGAAGCTGCTCCAGAGCTGCGGCAGCGCCGCGGGCGTGACGGTACGCCGCACCGGCTACGACACCACCGACCTGACCAACAAGGCGCTGCTCGCCGCGCAGCAGAGCAACTCGCCCGACGTGCTGATCATCGACAACCCGGTGATCTCGACGCTGGCCCAGGCCGGCGCGTTGACCCCGACGGACGAGACCGGGCTGGACACCTCCGCGTCCGCGCCCAACCTGCTCGGCGCCGGCCGGCTCGACGGCAAGACCTACGGCGTCCCGATCGGGGCCAACACGCTCGCGCTCTGGTACAACAAGGACCTGCTGGGCAAGGCGGGCGTGGACGTCGCGTCGGTGAAGGACTGGCCCTCGCTCACCGCCGCGCTGGCGAAGGTCACGAGCGCCGGCAAGAAGGGCATCACGTTCTCGGCGATCGGCACCGAGGAGGGCAGCTTCCAGTTCCTGCCCTGGTTCTGGGGCTCCGGTGCCCGCCTCACCGCGCTGGACTCCCCGCCGGCGGTGTCCGCGCTGACGCTGTGGAAGGACTGGCTGACCCGGGGGTACGCGCCGAACTCCGTCATCAACAACACCCAGACCACCAGTTGGCAGGAGTTCGCCGGCGGCGACTTCGCGTTCGCCGAGAACGGCACCTGGCAGCGCGCCAACGCCGAGAAACTCGGCTTCGCGTACGGGATCATCCCGGTGCCGGCCAGCGCCGGCGGCACCGCGCCGGCCCCGACCGGCGGAGAGTTCGTCTCCATCCCGGTGCAGCGCGACACCGGCCGCTACGACGTCTCGCGCCAACTGGTGACGTGCCTGACCAGCCCGGACAACCTGCTGACCACCGACACCACGCTGTCGTACGTCGCGCCGGTGGCGGCCGTGCAGCGCAGGCAGGTCGCGGCCGATCCGGCGCTGACGGTGTGGGTCGACGCGGTGAACGCCGCCAAGGGCCGCACCGGCGACAACCTGGGCACGAGGTACCCGAAGATCTCCGAGCAGCTCTGGACCGCCGTGCAGGGCGCGCTCAGCGGGTCGAAGACGCCGCAGGCGGCGCTCTCCGCCGCCCAGGGCGCGGTCGGCGCCAGGTAG
- a CDS encoding carbohydrate ABC transporter permease, giving the protein MSRNRTDWWTAWAFLAPVTVYLLAFYAYPLYRNIELSLRHYTVRSFVSGDAPFAGLDNYREVVTHPTFGPALTHTAVFTAVSLLFQFAIGLALAVFFRRHFPLSATLRALFLVPWLLPLIVSASTWSWMLNSDAGVVNAALGALGLAPVNWLTSPRWSLASVIIANIWIGVPFNLVVLYSGLQAIPADVYEAAALDGASGPQRFWRITFPLLRPVSAITLLLGLIYTLKVFDIIWIMTRGGPTDSSTTFATWSYRLGFGSLLPEFGPGAAVGNLLIVVALGFGLGYVRAQRRQRW; this is encoded by the coding sequence GTGAGCCGGAACCGCACCGACTGGTGGACGGCGTGGGCGTTCCTGGCCCCGGTCACGGTCTACCTGCTGGCCTTCTACGCCTACCCGCTCTACCGCAACATCGAGCTGAGCCTGCGGCACTACACGGTCCGCTCGTTCGTCTCCGGCGACGCCCCGTTCGCCGGGCTGGACAACTACCGCGAGGTGGTGACCCACCCGACGTTCGGGCCGGCGCTCACCCACACGGCGGTGTTCACGGCGGTGTCGCTGCTGTTCCAGTTCGCCATCGGGCTGGCGCTCGCGGTCTTCTTCCGCCGGCACTTCCCGCTGTCGGCGACGCTGCGGGCGCTGTTCCTCGTCCCCTGGCTGCTGCCGCTGATCGTCTCGGCCTCCACCTGGTCGTGGATGCTCAACAGCGACGCCGGCGTGGTCAACGCCGCGCTCGGCGCCCTGGGCCTCGCCCCGGTCAACTGGCTGACGTCGCCACGGTGGTCGCTGGCCTCGGTGATCATCGCGAACATCTGGATCGGCGTCCCGTTCAACCTGGTGGTCCTCTACAGCGGCCTCCAGGCGATCCCGGCCGACGTGTACGAGGCGGCGGCGCTGGACGGGGCGAGCGGGCCGCAACGCTTCTGGCGGATCACGTTCCCGCTGCTGCGACCGGTGTCCGCGATCACCCTGCTGCTCGGGCTGATCTACACGCTGAAGGTCTTCGACATCATCTGGATCATGACGCGGGGTGGCCCGACCGACTCGTCCACGACGTTCGCCACCTGGTCGTACCGGCTCGGCTTCGGCAGCCTGCTGCCCGAGTTCGGGCCGGGCGCGGCGGTCGGCAACCTGCTGATCGTCGTCGCCCTCGGCTTCGGGTTGGGATACGTCCGGGCCCAGCGGCGGCAGCGGTGGTGA
- a CDS encoding carbohydrate ABC transporter permease, whose protein sequence is MTGGRARGGWWRTALGVVFTALMLFPVYWMVNVSFTRDTDLRADPPHLFPTHGTVEGYQVVLRDQVPYLGTSLLVGLGTVALTVALAAPAGYALATLRPVGGGMLRFVLLIAQMIPGIIMAMGFYAIYLRLGVLNSAAGLVLADSTIAVPFAVLIFTVFMSGIPGEVLQAAVVDGASRWRTFRSVVLPLSRSSIITVSLFAFLWAWSDFLFASTLDAGGAARPVTLGIYRYIGNNNQQWNAIMATAVIASVPATVLLIVAQRYVAAGVTAGAVKD, encoded by the coding sequence GTGACCGGCGGACGTGCCCGAGGCGGCTGGTGGCGCACCGCCCTGGGCGTGGTCTTCACCGCGCTGATGCTGTTCCCCGTCTACTGGATGGTGAACGTGTCCTTCACCCGGGACACCGACCTGCGGGCCGATCCACCGCACCTGTTCCCCACCCACGGCACCGTCGAGGGCTACCAGGTGGTGCTGCGGGACCAGGTGCCGTACCTCGGGACCAGCCTGCTCGTCGGGCTCGGCACCGTGGCGCTGACCGTGGCCCTCGCCGCGCCCGCCGGGTACGCCCTGGCCACGTTGCGCCCGGTCGGCGGCGGCATGCTCCGTTTCGTGCTGCTGATCGCGCAGATGATCCCCGGCATCATCATGGCGATGGGGTTCTACGCCATCTATCTCCGGCTCGGCGTGCTCAACTCGGCGGCCGGCCTGGTGCTGGCCGACTCCACCATCGCCGTGCCGTTCGCGGTGCTGATCTTCACGGTGTTCATGTCCGGCATCCCGGGCGAGGTGCTCCAGGCCGCCGTGGTGGACGGCGCGAGCCGGTGGCGGACGTTCCGGTCGGTGGTGCTGCCGCTGAGCCGCAGCTCGATCATCACCGTGTCGCTGTTCGCCTTCCTCTGGGCCTGGTCGGACTTCCTGTTCGCGTCCACGCTGGACGCCGGCGGCGCCGCCCGGCCGGTCACGCTGGGCATCTACCGCTACATCGGCAACAACAACCAGCAGTGGAACGCCATCATGGCGACCGCCGTGATCGCCTCCGTCCCCGCCACCGTCCTGCTGATCGTGGCCCAGCGGTACGTCGCCGCGGGCGTGACAGCCGGCGCGGTCAAGGACTGA
- a CDS encoding amylo-alpha-1,6-glucosidase — MTVAPSGPTFAVREIPFSHRGSWLSVSPVVAENTYADDLHLVSHRNGMHPVLRFTAPADATVTARPALLSWHDRDGRVELTYAGPDTLRLRGRGAGLRISAAAATLTPFSGTYLYDDPVDSAFVFTSYETGRRYRVTVLTGTAEAVGTQALGTAARGLVLPADRPWEVAIEEYATARRPYAADAGFDDLVAAAHADFTAFVAAVAPWRGPATPAAELAGYVLWSATVAPSGFVTRPATLMSKHWMNKVWSWDHCFNALALAAGRTELARHQFHLPFDHLDESGALPDSVTHSEILHNFVKPPVHGWAWRQLRRRSGRVVPRAELVEVYERLTRWTTFWLDHRRAPGRRLPHYQHGNDSGWDNATTFDDDRVVEAPDLAALLVTQVECLAELAAELDRPAEATRWADIAGEVRDALLSELWTGERFTARSARTGRTRSSTSLLDLMPIVLGETLPAGVAATLARRIEAHLTEHGLATEPLDSPHHVADGYWRGPIWAPATVLIEDGLRRAGHLALADEVSRRFRLLCERSGFAENFDAKTGAGLRDRAYTWTASGYLLLAGDDRRRRG, encoded by the coding sequence ATGACCGTCGCCCCCTCCGGCCCGACGTTCGCCGTCCGGGAGATCCCGTTCAGCCACCGCGGGTCCTGGCTCAGCGTCTCCCCCGTGGTCGCCGAGAACACCTACGCCGACGACCTGCACCTGGTCTCGCACCGCAACGGCATGCACCCGGTGCTCCGGTTCACCGCGCCGGCCGACGCCACGGTGACGGCCCGACCGGCGCTGCTGAGCTGGCACGACCGCGACGGCCGGGTCGAGTTGACCTACGCGGGCCCGGACACGCTCCGGCTCCGTGGCCGCGGGGCCGGGCTGCGGATCAGCGCCGCCGCCGCCACCCTCACGCCGTTCAGCGGGACGTACCTCTACGACGACCCGGTGGACTCCGCGTTCGTGTTCACCTCGTACGAGACCGGCCGCCGGTACCGGGTCACCGTGCTCACCGGCACCGCCGAGGCGGTCGGTACGCAGGCGCTCGGCACCGCGGCCCGCGGCCTGGTCCTGCCGGCCGACCGGCCCTGGGAGGTGGCGATCGAGGAGTACGCCACGGCCCGCCGACCGTACGCGGCCGACGCCGGCTTCGACGACCTGGTCGCCGCCGCCCACGCGGACTTCACCGCGTTCGTGGCGGCGGTCGCGCCGTGGCGCGGCCCGGCGACCCCGGCCGCCGAGCTGGCCGGGTACGTGCTGTGGTCGGCCACGGTGGCGCCGTCCGGCTTCGTCACCCGGCCCGCGACGCTGATGTCGAAGCACTGGATGAACAAGGTGTGGAGCTGGGACCACTGCTTCAACGCGCTCGCGCTGGCGGCCGGGCGGACCGAACTCGCCCGGCACCAGTTCCACCTGCCGTTCGACCACCTGGACGAGAGCGGCGCGCTGCCCGACTCGGTGACCCACTCGGAGATCCTGCACAACTTCGTCAAGCCGCCGGTCCACGGCTGGGCGTGGCGGCAGCTGCGGCGGCGGTCCGGTCGGGTGGTGCCGCGCGCGGAGCTGGTCGAGGTCTACGAGCGGTTGACCCGGTGGACCACGTTCTGGCTGGACCACCGGCGGGCGCCCGGCCGGCGGTTGCCGCACTACCAGCACGGCAACGACAGCGGCTGGGACAACGCCACGACCTTCGACGACGACCGGGTCGTCGAGGCGCCGGACCTCGCCGCCCTCCTGGTGACGCAGGTGGAGTGCCTCGCGGAGCTGGCCGCCGAGCTGGACCGCCCGGCGGAGGCGACGCGGTGGGCCGACATCGCCGGTGAGGTCCGCGACGCGCTGCTGAGCGAGCTGTGGACCGGTGAGCGGTTCACCGCGCGCAGCGCGCGTACCGGGCGGACCAGGTCCAGCACCAGCCTGCTGGACCTCATGCCGATCGTGCTCGGCGAGACGCTCCCGGCCGGCGTCGCCGCCACCCTCGCCCGCCGGATCGAGGCCCACCTCACCGAGCACGGGCTGGCCACCGAGCCACTCGACTCCCCGCACCACGTGGCCGACGGCTACTGGCGCGGGCCGATCTGGGCCCCGGCCACCGTCCTGATCGAGGACGGCCTGCGCCGGGCCGGGCACCTCGCGCTCGCCGACGAGGTCAGCCGACGGTTCCGGCTCCTGTGCGAACGATCCGGCTTCGCCGAGAACTTCGACGCCAAGACCGGCGCGGGCCTGCGGGACCGGGCGTACACCTGGACCGCGAGCGGTTACCTGCTGCTCGCCGGCGACGACCGCCGACGGCGGGGGTGA